AACGCAAAGACAGGTGAAGCGATGACTAATTGACTATTGTCTGTCTCTCTCTCTCTCATTTTTTTAATTATTTTTGGACTAATTTTATCTTTAATATTATCTTTAAAAACTGAGTTATCTTAAAAGTTTCAATTACCAAAGCTCATTCTAATAAGGAGACTGAAAAGGAATATATATAATAAAAATCATTTAATCATATCTTTAGAATTGTGAAATGAAACTCAAGTGGTGATGTGATGTAACAAATATGGTTTAAACACACAACCTTTGTCTGAAGGAACAAATTATAACATGAACAAAAATATTTTCAAAAAAGTAAAAACAGCTTCTAGTACAAATTAATCGACTAAGTGGTTTGTAATAGGCCTGATGTAAGTGGCTTATTGTCCGAGATCCGAGATTCATTCCGGATCCGCTCCGAAAATAGGATATCTGGGGTCTCCGGATCCGAATCCGGATAGTAAAATCTTGGATCCGTGCAAACCGAATCCGGATCCGGATATCTTAATTTTTAGGTCTGGATATCCGGATCCGGATCCGTATTTTTAAAATACATTAAATTTTTAAATTTTATTAATATTAATATTTATATATGAATTAATGTTATAATATTATATTTTAGTTTTTACAATATTATAAACATATATAAATACATTTATAAATATTTAATTTATGTAAATATTAAAAAATTAGTATTTTTTGTTAAAAATATTATTTTTAATTATTTTGACGGATACGGATCCGGATCCAAATATCCGCGGATAATAGAATATCGAGATGGATATGCGAAACCCGAATATCCGAAACCCGGATATCCGGAAACCACGAATCCGGATCCGGATATTAAATTCACGGATCCGACGGATCCGGATCCGGATACCCTAAATTTTTCGGATATCCGGATCCGTCCCAGGGCTAGTTTGTAAGAAAATGCTTTTAGCTTTTAAAATTTTAATGTGTGTATGAGTCATTCTTGAAAATTGAAATGGTCAAAGTTGTCTAGAGACCGGATCAAGACCACATTAATCTCTGAAATATATTTGTTGAGCGCTATTAGTTAGTCTATTACACATTTGATATCGGCTAATATATTGAAGATGTATTAATATTTGATTTAGTGACAAAAAAAAAAGTATTAATATTTGATTTAGCGCTTAACCACGGATTACTCCGCAAACCATAGGATTAAGGCAGAGTTACACCTTGAAATAAATCAAGACCTACCTATCTTAGATCGGCCTACCGGGAATGCTCGAGGCTGCATGGACCGGATGCTAGTTGATTTGCATAGTCCTTAGCCACAGTGGCTAGAGTTATTTCTACATTTTTCAACAAGTTACAACATTTTTCTACATATTTTGCATATTCACCATATCTATTATTATATTGTAAGCTTTTCCGTTAACATCAGAGAAAAACAAATATATCTTGTCATGCACTTGAGTACGGTAAAAAGTTACACAATAATCTTTACACACATTCATCAATTGAATTTGAAATCAATATGGTTTAGTCCCAATATAATTGCCTGCGGGGTCATAGTTACACACAATAATACTTGCACCATTACCACACACACCCTTACCACAACCGAGCCGAGCAGATCCACGCCACACGACCTGCGTGTAGTGTCCACAAGCCGAATCGTGGCACGAGTTTGAGTAATAATCATAATACGACTTTTCATTTATCCACATTGCAACAGCCTGAGCCGGTGACATGTCTCCACTTCCCATTGCAAGGTTCTCTCCATATGGTCCAGAGGAATGCTCGAGGCTGCATGGACCGGATGCTAGTTGATTTGCGTATTCCTGAGCCACAGTGGCTAGGCCAAAGTCCCATCTTAGAGGCTTGACTCTGACCATGGCTCGGGCTACGTTGTGTGGTCTGAGGTAGCTGTCAGGAGAGTCATGGGACTGCGGATACTGATAATATTGTGCGAAAGAAACATCAATTTGGGTCAAGTAGATGGTGAGAAGTAGGAGAACCAATGCTTCTATAGAGACCTTACGAAACATTTTAATGATTTTTGTGTTGTATGTCTTGTAAAAAATATCAACTATAATTATTGTGAGATGACTCTCTGGTGTGTTTGTGATGGATATTTATAGTTTCTTTTACACTATATATATTGTATACTACATATAGAAATGATAATTTAGAGGCCTAGTTGGTGTCACGTTTTCAAGTAAATATGACCAGAGCATATATTTAAACAGTTTTCAACACTGTGAAATGATGTACGCACGTTATTTAGGGTTAGGTGTACAAAAAAAAACGGTGGCATATTCGTAGAGTTGATAGTGATGACTTTCTCTGTCGGCTAAGGATGATGGAACAATATCTTTAAAATTATTCATTTCCGCTGTGGATTGGATAGTACAAAAGAAAAACTGAGGGTGGTGGAACAATACTTATAATTCAACGGTTTAGACATATATTTATATATCTAAAATGCGAAATGAGAAAAAAAAATGGTTCAAATGAATATATTATATCTGGAAGATATGATCCCACGGACCAGAAATTTTTGATATATATATCATATACAAACAAGGGAGAATTTGTTATATATACATAAGAGGACATAGGAAATCCGAACCGAAGTAGCAAAATATCCGAACGGGTATTTAATTAGGAGAGATTGGATATCCGAACCCGAACGGGTAATATCCGAATCCGAATGGATATCCGAAGATAACCGAACATATGTATAATTAACCATATATTTCTAGTTTACATCTCTTATTTTATATAAAATATTTATATTGATACTACACATACTTTAAGTTCATATGATATACATAGAATTACGGAGAAAATGATTTGCTACTCCCTTAAAATGCATGTCAAACTTTTTATTTCAAGAATTAACAAAAAAAATACATCCAAAATTTAAAAACAATAACCAAATTAATGTTTTTTTTAGTTTCAAAATGTTATGTCCAAATCTATTAACCACTTAATCTATTAAAAATAAAAAAAATTAGTTAAGTGAAACTTATATTTTTAAATACAAGAAATTTGAGAAATGAAAAATTTTAATTTTAATTTTTTTCAAAATCTAAATATCCGAACCCGATCCGAAATAACCGAACCCGAACTAAAAATACCCAAACCCGATCCGAAGTACAGAAATACCCGAACGGGTTCCATACCTCTATACCTTTATACCCGAAAATCCGAAATACCCGATCCGAACCTGAACGGATACCCGAACGCCCACCCCTAAGAGGACATAAAAGAAATAATATAGCCATACTATACTATTTGATGAGACAATTTAACACATTTTTGACTTTATTCTCCTTGGGAGCGTGTCATGTACATCTAACATATTATTAAAAGTTACGTATTATACCATACGATATATATTCAGTATATAGTATATAAAAGTATAGAAAAAAATATACAAAAGTAGCGTGCATTTGAGGAGGAGGAGGAGGAGCAGCAGGGGAAGAAGAGGAAAATGAAGAAGAGGAGGAGGAGAAGAAGAAGGAAGTGGAGGGAGAAGGAAGGATGAGAAGAAGAGGAGGAGGGAGGAGGGAGGAGGGAGAAGAAGAAGAGGAGGTGGAGGGAAAAGGAAGAAGGAAGAAGAGGATGAGGGAACTCCAAAAAATTATACTATTTAAGTAAATAGAATAGTATACTACTATAAGTATTAGTAAGATATTGTTTGAAATATGTTTAATTATATGTACTATTTTATTTTAATGAATAGTATAGTATATTTTTTGTCCGATATTGTTAAAAAATCTATTTAATTTTTTTTTAAATTATGTCATATGTAAAAAAATATGTATATCTTTATTAACATAATTATTTGGTTGAATTAAATTTGATTCAAAAGATATACATCAATAAAATTTACAGGGGAAAAAGGAAAAAAAAAGACAAAAGAAAAAAGAAAAAAGAAAATGAAAAAAAAAACAAAAGAAAAATGAAAATCAATGGTTGAAATTGTTCAAAGGGTAAAACAAGTAATATTACATAAAATACACAGAATACTCTAGCTTAATTATTGCTATGAATATACACTTTATTTTTATTTTTTGTTATGTACATGTTCCCCCATTTTCCTACAAACAATTCTATAACGTTTTTCTC
This sequence is a window from Brassica oleracea var. oleracea cultivar TO1000 chromosome C1, BOL, whole genome shotgun sequence. Protein-coding genes within it:
- the LOC106300209 gene encoding pathogenesis-related protein 1 encodes the protein MFRKVSIEALVLLLLTIYLTQIDVSFAQYYQYPQSHDSPDSYLRPHNVARAMVRVKPLRWDFGLATVAQEYANQLASGPCSLEHSSGPYGENLAMGSGDMSPAQAVAMWINEKSYYDYYSNSCHDSACGHYTQVVWRGSARLGCGKGVCGNGASIIVCNYDPAGNYIGTKPY